Below is a genomic region from Betta splendens chromosome 8, fBetSpl5.4, whole genome shotgun sequence.
CAGCCAGGTGTTCCCAGTCAACCACAGCCAGTCCCACCTCCAGGACAGCCACCACCAAATCAGCAGCCGccccctcagcagcagcccacGCCAAATCAGTCTGCGCCTCCCTCAGCACAGTCTACAATGGTAAGTCAGATGATCACAGTAGAGTTAATGTTATTAAAGCAAGCTTGTCTCTGTTTCCCTTTTTGAAAAATTCCTGGACATAAATTGTAGTTGTAGTAGAATTTTGTATAACAGAAGTTTAAAAAAGGAGAGATTTACATCTTTGAAGTTTATTTCAGAAATCTACTCGTATGTAGTCCAGTTACTGCAATTGAGTTGTTAGATATAGGGGAGTAAAATACTAAGGTTTTAGCTGATGCATGAGGCTGGGGCAATCCTAATGCCAGTGTTTTTAGTACCTCAGTGCTAATGCTGGTCATTGGATAAAAGGTTTGGCATCTATCCAACCAAAAAATGCATGCAACAAACCTTGGTTGGATGTGGGTCATGAAGCGTCCCCTAGTTGGAATCTGTGAGGTTTGCCTGTCTAAGAGCACTCAAAGGCTCAGTAGATTCACTGTTCTCACCCTCTTCAAAACACCACTTCTGTTATGTCCATATTATATtgacatttttaagtgttttaaatgtttcccaGCTCAGGCTAGGAATGACAGATCCAAGACTTCATGTTTGGTGCTGTGCCACCAGCAGCTTAGAGCTGGGATGACAGACTAACACGCCGTATGAAGTCTAATATCAgaattaattttaaatgttagtGCTGCTACTATCGGATCAAATGACTTTTCCCTTTTCTTAGAAAATTGTTGTGCCAACTGTCTGTGGTGTTCCTCATGTTCATTCATGAGCAGAACTTTCTTGGAACGAACATTAATATGAATAGGCCAAATATAATTTTTAATtatgtgacatttttttttcagtttcacagaattgcattttttttattattaactttATGTAAATTATCTTCTAATCTGTGTTAATTTATAACATCTGTTTAGTAAACGTTCTGATATTTTGTGGATTTAACCAAATGTAACCCTCCTGTTTCCTATTTCTTTGATAGTCTGGTGTGTCTGGAGCTCAAGGCAATGCAGGTTCAATTGGTCAGCCGCAAGGTGCTGCCAATAAAATCGTCGCATGGAGTGGCGTCCTGGAGTGGCAGGAGGTAATACACCATCACATGACTTTGAAGTTACTACGACTGCGACCATGAGCCCAGTtgggtttttggtttgtttggttGGAGCCagtttcattttccattttttatGGTGAACCAAGCTTCATCTTTACATTTGCTGTGTACATTTTGTCGTTTCACTTGAAAAGTGAATACGTTgatatttaattacatttttggaCATTGGTGGAATGAGCTTTTGCTAGAGTAAAATCGAATTAAATCTGGCAGCTACAGCCCTGCCAACATATTGTGATCATCCCTGTCTAGCATCCATTGCTGTGGTAAGTCCTAATAAGCACCTGTCAATAATTATTGTGCACTGTGATTAATTGCACATCATTTTGCCATCCTATTCCTATTAACACAGGGTCAAATCAATTTAGTTTACAATTGCAGTGCTGAGCCAGTGAAATAGATTTTAATGGTTTTCAGGCAGCACCCATGAGGTTTtctagtgtgtgtttttggtggACAGCCTCGGATCAATCCCTTCTATTGACTGTTTTCTCATCCTCCCTCTTGTTTATCATCTTTATGGATGGGAAGAATAAGAAGCTTAAGAAACTTTAAGTCTTGTTATAGAAAATTAAAACCCATAACACTTCCAAATAACCTGGCTGAACAGATTGGACATGGCACTTGGCTCTCAGTTTGCCTTTTCTTCCTGTGGTTGACTCATAAGGCTCTGAGCCCTGGGCTGTGGGTCATTCTGCTCTGGAGTGATCTGTAATGTTGACGCAAATTACACTGCATAAAAACAAATTGGAAAAAATAGCTGATGATAAACACTCCCACAAGGGATGCCAGCACACTTGGCTGGATCTCGCTCAGAGACAGAGTTATCAATATGGTACGTTCTGTTTTGGCTGAAATTCAAGATGTTATTTCCTGAAAGCTTTTGTCATCTTGAATGTGGGGCAACTCCCCAGATCTTCTTACAGTAAGTGGTTCCACCaaccttttctgctgctgtgcctGTTAATCTGTGTTTTCTTAAACCTAACCATAAAACCTTAAATAGTATTGTTTTGTTACTGTCCACGTCTCATGTCTTTAGCAAACTCTAAAGTAAAAAATCCTTTTGTCTAGTGAGAAAGCCTTGAACAGTGCATTTGTAATGGACAAACAAGAAAATACATTGAACctgactgattgattgattgattgattgattgattgattgattattgATCCTGTAGAATGTCATGAAGGTTAAGAGCCCTTGTACTTTTCCCAGTATGATTGCTGTATTTTAAAGCctataaagtgtttttttttcattctgccATTTATTTTTGCTTGCTATGTGCAGGTCCTGCAAAATAGGcctagtttttatttatttgttcaaaAAGGTGGTTGAAGGGGAAAATGAGGGCCAGAGTTGTGCAAGGATGCCAGTCAAGTGCCACCCAGTAACTCCTGTTCTCACACTGAACATGCTGCTCTTATCAATGGTGGTTGTAGAGGTAGTGCAACAAttatggagcagctgcagacattGTCATGTAAACAGTCTTCTCTCGCttgagaggaggaaagagatgCAGGAAGCACCTTTTATGAAAGCAAACGTGAACTCGCATTGTGATTATGCTTGAGGGGAAATTTTAGTTTATATAAAGTTTGGCTGCACCATATGATAGAAAAATCAGCATTTAGTGTGCTCTCGTGTTGCTTTAGAGAGCTTGGAGAGCATCGGTCACAGCCTGGCTCCCCGTTTGAAATAATGGCTTTAATCTGCACAATGTCAAACTTGCACTTTTGATATAAAAGCCCTGTAAGAATGTGAACACAGCTCTTGCTGTGTGAGTGTAATGGGTAGAAATGGATCACAAAGCCGACCAATGTTCCCCATCATCTAGCAGCGGCTTTGCAGTTCTAGgctttttcagctttaaaaaatacatgcagacaaaaatagaaaacactCATGACCCTTTAATTACTTGCGAGAGAGTGGAATTATTGATCACGGTGCCTTAAAAATTTAAGGTTAGAAAGTTTTCATGCAGCACCTTGGCTCTCATCCAGGCAATGTTCCAGTGGTTGTATAAAGTCTCTTTTATAGAATAATTAAATTTGAGGTGTAAATACGTTTAAGGCTATGtgatgaaaacaaattaaaccacacacccacacactgatTATTGTGCCACAAGTTTGTGATCTAACATATGATCTACACTGACCTTTTACTCAATCTGACCGTAGCAAGTTTCAGAACTCAGATTTCTTTGTTTGCATGAAGGTTGTGATTAAAGTCCAGTGCTTTATTTTTGCAGGATGCCACTGACCCTTCATCATCATTTTGCATTTGTTCTTTGCAGAAGCCTAAAGCCTCGTCTATGGATTCCGCCACCAAACTGACACGCTCTCTACCCTGTCAAGTGCATGTTAACCAGGGGGAAAATCTGTGAGTGCCCGGTGAAAACACCATTAACCTATTACGTAGTGAACTTGTAGTGAACTGTTTCaaacacacagctctctgtgcctccaaacagaaacacagaacagTGGCCTCAGAAGCTCATAATGCAGCTGATTCCACAGCAGCTACTGGTGAGACGGCGTTTTTCGACCTTGGCATCTGCAGCATGGCTTTTTCATGAATGATGCATAACGACCATAAATCCTCTCTTACCTGCTTCTCTCTGTAGACAACCCTTGGTCACCTCTTCAGGAACTCCCGAATGGTCCAGTTTCTTTTCACCAACAAAGACATGGAGTCTCTGAAAGGGCTGTACCGCATTATGGCCAACGGCTTTGTAGGTTTTTAAGTGTCTTCAGATGCGCGTTCCCTCCATGTCCCTAATCTTATCCATCATTCAGTGTACTTCTATACATTTTCCATGAGAGAAAATGAGTGCAGGTCCTGTCTCTGTCCAGTAGATGGATGCCATGTTGCAGTGTTGTGGCAAAGACTCTAGAGGGGGTTCCAGGCCATACATTCAGTCACGTTAAAACTAAATAGTAGTTAGATATATTTAAATCGTGACTGGGCTTTCAGGTAATACCCCTGAGAAACACCAGTGGCAGCGGCAGTGGTATTTTATCCAGCTGAGAAAAAGTAGAATAAGTATTAGTCATTactatttaaattaaatatatcaGGTATTTATGTTTGATTGGGCACAGGAGCTGGTTATATCCACCAGCCCATCCCATAATTAGCCTACAGTCCCTTGGTAAAGTCTGTGTCTGCCCTGTGACCCTCCCTGCAGGCTGGCTGCGTCCACTTCCCACACACCACCTCCCCTTGTGAAGTGCGGGTGCTCATGCTGCTCTACTCATCCAAGAAGAGAATATTCATGGGCCTCATCCCCAACGACCAGAGTGGCTTCGTCAACGGCATCCGGCAAGTCATCACCAACCACaagcaggtccagcagcacagagcggtGAGTGGTGataggaggagaggaaggtttCAGTGTGGGAGAAAGTACCTGGAATGGGGAGACCTAAAGGAGGCGATAATGAGGAGGCAATATAGAGGAGCACCAGGGAATTGAGGTGCATTGTTATTGACATTTCATTTAACGCGCCCAGTGCCTTCGCTGCAGCGACTAAAGCCTCTCACTCTAACCGAGGCTAATGGGGCTAGCATTAGCTAAACTCCTACTGCAGTGTTTGCGAACTGTTGCACTCCATCCTAATTATCTCAGCTTCCTGTATAGGAGGCAACTAAAGGAGTGTTTATGTGGAATGCAGTtcactgtgtcctgtgtttACTCATGTTTGTGGATTCCTAAGTAATCAGCAATTTAAGGCTTTGCAACAACACAAGGCCTTTTAATGTAAATCATATGTGATGTAAGCCACAGTCCATACTACACTAGCACTCTGTTGACAGGCTGGTCTCACTTCACACTGACAGAGTTATTGCATTTATTGATCATTATGAATCAGAGCTCATTGTGGTAGTTAATTGATTAAGAGTCTGTGAACGggctgctttcagctttttaaatgtaGGTTGTTGTTTAGTGTCATAGTGTGATGTCAACAGTGTTTGGTCCCTAAAGcaatcttttttttgtcttttcacttTGATTCTTCTAAATCAAATAGTTAATAGGGGCAGTGGTTTAAGTTTATTGTTTCTAGCAAATATAGAACAGGATTGGAAAAAGTGGAAAACTGTTCCTTCCTGTCATGTCTTTGAGAAAAGCCCTCTCCGAATtataaagaaatgaaaaaaagaacttattttaataaataatagctTATTAATTGATTAAATGAACAGGATTGTAAGATGTTTTTTTCCAGTGTTACCAGTGCAGCTTTTGGAAACAACAGTTCATTCTCCGCCAGCCTTTAAAGTCAACATCATGAAATCTGGAGATGAAGCCCCTCCTTCCAGCCCTTTAGCCAGAGATAGGCCGGGTCTTGTTCCTGAGTTCATTATGATACAAGTGCTGCTACCTTGTCCACATGACATGGAAATTTCACTTTGCCTCTCTGCTCATCTTTATCCCTAGGGACAAGGTGATTTAAAATGTGTCCTCTAGATTAGCTGTCGTTTCCATCACAAGGTCCCACTCCCACTCCGGCTTATTGCATGCAGTGAGGAGAGGTGCTGCATAGCTATGACACAGTGCGGCCTCCAGTCACAGGGAAGCTGCATGTCTCTGTTTAGAAATGAAGTCTCTTGTCAGGTTTGCATCAGTTGGATTACATTTCTTCTCACAGTCTGCTCTCATCAGCGTTGATGCCGTCTGTTTACTCACCCTGCTAATTTTATGTCTTCGCAAAAGCGTGTCAGCCCTATATGTACAGGGAAGCCGTCTGTGTATGAGCATCAGGGCATTTAGAGAAGGCAGAAGACATGAAATTAtaatgagattttttttcttctgcctcTTGCATATCATCACATATTCAGTGCTGCATTGTTAATAGGGAAGAGCTACAGCATCTTAAGGTAATTAAAATTTCAATTTGGACCAGTAAAGCCCTGGAGTGGCATTCTTTGGGAAGGAGATTGCAGTTTGTTCTGTTCACAGCCAGACAAAATAGAATAATTTTAGCTCTGAGAGGTAACGCTGCATCTGAACCCTCATCCAGGATGTGATGAGTTACTTACTGGGTTAAAGACAGGAGATGAATCAAACCCcgaagaagagagaaagaggctgTTTTGCTCGTTGCTCTGCCTAAAACCtgtttgctgtgctgctgtggtcaGTCAGAAACCTTGGCATGCCTTAGCACATCCCCGGGTGGATTGTTCAGATTTGAGATGGATGGGTAAAGGTGTTTTTCCATCACACTTCCCTTTCTCCTGAGCCTTTGGTAATAACGTGGACGCCCATCATTCCCCCTCGTCTGTCCCTCTGTGTTGAAATGCACAAGCCACCACAGCACCTGCACAGCACAGCGTTCTCAGGAGCAAACAAGAGCTGCCTTAAAAACTCAGTGGTCACTTATCTGTTTGATTAACAAGCAAAGGAccatatgtacagtaatatatGCTTcatatgaacaggttgactctTTGCTTTTTACACGTTTTATGGCCTTTGCTAGATGATTGTCTCAAATCAAGCTGTGACTTAATTCTGCTGCGCCAATGCACATGCATTGCGCTAATTACAAGCAATGACCAGTTTGTGGAGTCAGCGCGTTAGCTATGGGAAGTAACGTCAGGTTGTTTGTTTAGCATGTTGGAAGTGTTtcagattagaaaaacaataatacCACATTGACAAGCTGCTATATATGCTCATAGAAGAATGTTCTTGGCACAGATGATTCCAAACTAGAGCTGTTTGGGAAATTATGTCCACAGATGTAAAAATCTGAGTGAGAAGAACACTGCACTGactatttatttctatttcagtTGCACTGCAAATTAGAAGTCTGAAAAGACTTGCCTCCATAGGGAGCTATGATTATTGAAATGCACTCATTTTATCTAATTTGACCATTGTTATATTATGATGACTGTGCTACTGCGTTTCTCTAGtcatgtgtacagtatatttttaaGGATGTTATGAAATACCTACACCCTCCTCCTTTGAAGCTGTTGTGTTGCTCTTGAGCAAAGCAGTCACCTACCCACGTTCTCAACCTGAAGGCAGAAAAGTAAAAAGTTATTTAAACAAGGGCATGTTTCAGTTGTTAGTGAGTGTAGAGGTTAGACAGAGGGGAGCTTGAGTAAAAAGTGCATAAATAAAAGATTCAGCCATTCATTATGACATAACTGGAAAATATTCTTACCGTTTTATTCTGTCTAGCAGTTGAGCGGAGCAGGAGGTCCGATGCAGCCTGGTCAGGTGCCCAACCAGAACTTCCTCAACAGGCCACCCGGCCCCATGCCAGTTTCCCACGGCAACGTGCAGCAGGTAACCGTACCCACCCTGGCACATCTGCCTGCATGTCCCGCTCACGGTGCCTGCGTTGGCCGATTTCTGCATGCCTCTCTGGTAACACGCCTTTTCCCCTCTgtgctccttttgtttttttcctccacctcccaacctcctcctctctgatcggccctgtgtccagtctgtggtggtgggCATGCCTCCTGTTAGTCAGGTCTCTATGATGGAGGAGCAACAGAGGCAGAACAACATGGTGAGACCCACAGTAGcctccaaacacacagaaaatatCAGGGCTACTGCACTAAATAAGAACTGTATTTAGGTGTGATTTTGCTCGTATATTAGAATGCAAACAAAATTAAAGTAAAGCCATTATGTATATCCATTCAGAAAAGTGACTCCCACTCCCTTACCAGCATGCACTACTGTGCATGCACTACTACTGCACTACTCCCCGTTCACTGTTTGTCTTGTAGCATGCCATGAATGCCAGAAATATATTTTTGGTTACTTTCATGCTTGTGTTTCTATACTGAACTGTCTGCATTGAGCATGCAATGAAGGCCACAGTACAGACCACAGGAACCCTGTAACAGCTAGCGACATGAGTTAAATGCATCTGCCTGCTTGCATGGCTGCTTGCACTTACCCAGGCAGTAACATTGAAAGATAGAGGAGTGAATAAGTGACATGAAGTCGAAATAGGACCCAGTAAGAGCCTATTGTACCTTTTTTTTCAGTATGTAGTAACTGTAAAGGTATAGTCACGGTATCCTaccatttaataaatatttccttAATTTTGCCCCATAATCACATTTTAGTTAATACATCTCAATCAGCACAGTAACAAACTGCTTGAATGTGATGATGAGCCTCAATTTCGTAAACACACAGTCCTGTTTGTATTGTCAGACAAAACGCCTCCTGTCAAAGTTGGACAAAGGTTAACAACCGCTCGCTTGAAGTCAACTGTCTCGCTGGTTTCAGTCAATCACCTTTCCGCTGCCATATTCCTTCAGATGGCTATGAGAGCAGCCGGCCCGAACAACCAACAGCCACAGGTCAGCGGCGCTCCACCCAACCAGGTCCCCCAGAGTGGACAAGCCCCGCCTCCGGGTCCGATACTCCGCCTCCCAAACCCAGGAGCCAATCCACAGCTTCGCAGTCTTCTCCTCAGTCAACAGCAGCCAGTAAGAGAGCAACTAATGCCCTGTAGTAAATGTGTCATAGCTAATTAAGTGACTCGGACTGCTCTTCTAGGCATCCGAGCTTCTTCAGAGGTTAACGTGGCtctcctttgtttgtgttctcgCAGCAGGGCGGAGTGTCTCACATGCCAGGAATGATGTCTCACCAGAGTTTAGGGCAGCAGTTGGTCCACCCAGCTCCAGGAGGGGGGGCTCAAATGCAGGCCCAGTGGAGGCAACCTCTGACAGGTCAGCAAGCATCCCAACAGAGGTGGTAGAGGTTCAGGAactttacacacagacagacatgaggtTATAGAATGTTACCAGCTAACTGGCTCGGCACAACATATTTAGATTTGTTGATGTGTATTCTTTCACATTCATTGTCATATCTAACAATCTCTATAAACTTGTATCTGAACTTTTTTTGCACATTGATTTAAAAGGTTTGCTGAAGTCCTAGTATGTGTATATATTGAGTAGAAAATTCATCCTCTTATCCTCTTGATAGACAGACTATGGTCCCATTTAGACAAGCATTAGGTGCAGTGGGGATGATGTATAGTCCACAAGAATGCAGATTAGTCCTGTTACACCCCTCGTCAGTCATCGGTTTGACTAAGGAGCCGCTCTGCAGGAACAACACAGTTCACCTGCCCAAATGCCACCAGCTGCATTATACGACTGAAATGCGGTggttcatatttttttttatgcgagtggagctgaagaaagaaagaatccAGCTCAGGAGTCTCAGATGTCTGCGCTTTAAGCCAGAAAATGAATACAGCGCATAAACATTATAGAGCACTGTATACAAAGTAAAGTACATTGATGTTTACTTGAGTTAGTAAAAAGTGCCTCCAAGTTGACTTTCCAAACATCGAA
It encodes:
- the med25 gene encoding mediator of RNA polymerase II transcription subunit 25 isoform X2 → MEPSTKPGSNQVADVVFVIEGTANLGPYFESLRKNYILPAIEFFNGGPPAETDFGGDYGGTQYGLVVFNTVDCAPESYAQCHAPTSSAFEFVSWIDSIQFMGGGAESCSLIAEGLSVALQLFDDFKKMREQIGQTHKVCVLLCNSPPYLLPAVESVTYTGCTADNLVKIIRDRGIHFSVVAPRKLPALRSLFERASPVGGVVEPHPEYSQDPFHMVLVRGISLPVSSGGGPGPLKPVLPPQPLPVSQPPGGTPQPTPPINTPHSYSNQVSISAAQMAAQVAVDIANHQKNRFGGMVGQPSPFQQTIPSVSGVKHQPSISTVTTATQPIMAQQPGVPSQPQPVPPPGQPPPNQQPPPQQQPTPNQSAPPSAQSTMSGVSGAQGNAGSIGQPQGAANKIVAWSGVLEWQEKPKASSMDSATKLTRSLPCQVHVNQGENLNTEQWPQKLIMQLIPQQLLTTLGHLFRNSRMVQFLFTNKDMESLKGLYRIMANGFAGCVHFPHTTSPCEVRVLMLLYSSKKRIFMGLIPNDQSGFVNGIRQVITNHKQVQQHRALSGAGGPMQPGQVPNQNFLNRPPGPMPVSHGNVQQSVVVGMPPVSQVSMMEEQQRQNNMMAMRAAGPNNQQPQVSGAPPNQVPQSGQAPPPGPILRLPNPGANPQLRSLLLSQQQPQGGVSHMPGMMSHQSLGQQLVHPAPGGGAQMQAQWRQPLTGQMLMSGGQRGAVPQPGMPQVSSAMEDEILMDLL
- the med25 gene encoding mediator of RNA polymerase II transcription subunit 25 isoform X1, with amino-acid sequence MEPSTKPGSNQVADVVFVIEGTANLGPYFESLRKNYILPAIEFFNGGPPAETDFGGDYGGTQYGLVVFNTVDCAPESYAQCHAPTSSAFEFVSWIDSIQFMGGGAESCSLIAEGLSVALQLFDDFKKMREQIGQTHKVCVLLCNSPPYLLPAVESVTYTGCTADNLVKIIRDRGIHFSVVAPRKLPALRSLFERASPVGGVVEPHPEYSQDPFHMVLVRGISLPVSSGGGPGPLKPVLPPQPLPVSQPPGGTPQPTPPINTPHSYSNQVSISAAQMAAQVAVDIANHQKNRFGGMVGQPSPFQQTIPSVSGVKHQPSISTVTTATQPIMAQQPGVPSQPQPVPPPGQPPPNQQPPPQQQPTPNQSAPPSAQSTMSGVSGAQGNAGSIGQPQGAANKIVAWSGVLEWQEKPKASSMDSATKLTRSLPCQVHVNQGENLNTEQWPQKLIMQLIPQQLLTTLGHLFRNSRMVQFLFTNKDMESLKGLYRIMANGFAGCVHFPHTTSPCEVRVLMLLYSSKKRIFMGLIPNDQSGFVNGIRQVITNHKQVQQHRAQLSGAGGPMQPGQVPNQNFLNRPPGPMPVSHGNVQQSVVVGMPPVSQVSMMEEQQRQNNMMAMRAAGPNNQQPQVSGAPPNQVPQSGQAPPPGPILRLPNPGANPQLRSLLLSQQQPQGGVSHMPGMMSHQSLGQQLVHPAPGGGAQMQAQWRQPLTGQMLMSGGQRGAVPQPGMPQVSSAMEDEILMDLL